A genomic region of Vitis vinifera cultivar Pinot Noir 40024 chromosome 7, ASM3070453v1 contains the following coding sequences:
- the LOC100854820 gene encoding cyclin-dependent kinase C-1, with product MAAAPLGLLNLEESPLWGSRTVDCFQQLEHIGEGTYGQVYMAREIKTGEIVALKRIRMENEREGFPITAIREIKILKKLHHENVLKLKEIVTSPGREKDEQGHPDGNKYRGGIYMVFDYMDHDLAGLSDRPGLRFSIPQVKCYMKQLLTGLHYCHVNQVLHRDIKGANLLINNEGILKLADFGLARSFSSDHNGNLTNRVITLWYRPPELLLGATKYGPAVDMWSVGCIFAELLYGKPILNGNNEPEQLKKIFELCGSPDENNWPGVSKIPWYNNFKPAKPLERRVREVFRTFDRHALDLVDRMLTLDPSKRISAKDALDAEYFWNDPLPCDPKSLPKYESSHDFQTKKKRQQQRKNEEQAKRQKLQHPQQHARLPPIQHSGRAHPQHWHGPNHPTNNSQPTVPAGPSHHQYGRPHGLPGGPNRYPSSGNPNGGYNSNHGGQVGGYNSAPYPPQGRGQPYGSGVPTTGPRGATSGYGVGPPNYSQSSQYGGAAAGRAPNPMGVNRNQQYGWQQ from the exons TCAAGTATACATGGCCAGAGAAATCAAAACAGGAGAAATTGTTGCCTTAAAAAGGATACGcatggaaaatgaaagagaaggg tttccTATAACTGCTATCCgggaaattaaaattctaaagaagCTACATCACGAAAATGTTCTAAAACTGAAAGAGATTGTAACGTCTCcag GTCGTGAGAAGGATGAGCAGGGGCATCCTG ATGGTAATAAATACAGAGGTGGCATCTACATGGTTTTTGATTACATGGACCATGATTTAGCAGGCCTGTCTGATCGTCCTGGACTGAGATTTTCAATTCCTCAGGTCAAG TGTTATATGAAGCAGTTACTGACTGGGCTTCACTACTGTCACGTCAATCAAGTACTTCACAGGGACATCAAAG GTGCCAATCTTCTTATAAATAATGAGGGAATTTTAAAGCTTGCTGATTTTGGACTTGCACGGTCATTTTCCAGTGACCATAATGGAAATCTTACAAATCGTGTTATTACTTTGTGGTATAG GCCACCAGAATTGCTGCTAGGAGCCACAAAGTATGGCCCTGCTGTTGACATGTGGTCCGTCGGTTGTATCTTTGCTGAGCTTTTGTATGGAAAACCAATTTTGAATGGGAATAATGAG CCTGAACAATTGAAAAAGATATTTGAGCTTTGTGGATCTCCTGATGAGAACAACTGGCCTGGTGTTTCCAAGATCCCTTGGTATAACAATTTCAAACCAGCAAAGCCCTTAGAGAGACGTGTCAGGGAGGTTTTCAGGAC TTTTGACCGTCATGCTCTGGACTTGGTAGATAGAATGCTCACTCTTGATCCATCCAAG AGAATATCTGCCAAGGATGCTCTGGATGCTGAATATTTCTGGAATGACCCCTTACCTTGCGATCCCAAGAG CTTGCCTAAATATGAATCATCACATGACTTCCAGACAAAGAAAAAGAGGCAGCAGCAGCGAAAAAATGAAGAACAGGCAAAGAGACAGAAATTACAGCACCCACAGCAGCATGCTCGCCTGCCTCCAATTCAACATAGTGGGCGAGCTCATCCTCAACATTGGCATGGGCCTAATCATCCCACAAACAATTCCCAGCCTACAGTGCCTGCTGGACCTAGTCACCATCAGTATGGAAGGCCTCATGGTCTTCCTGGAGGTCCAAACAGGTACCCTTCAAGCGGAAACCCTAATGGGGGCTATAACTCAAATCATGGGGGTCAAGTTGGAGGGTACAACAGCGCACCATATCCACCACAAGGACGTGGCCAACCATATGGGAGTGGCGTGCCTACTACTGGTCCCAGAGGAGCCACCAGTGGCTATGGGGTTGGCCCTCCAAATTACTCCCAAAGCAGTCAATATGGAGGTGCTGCTGCTGGTAGAGCTCCCAATCCAATGGGTGTTAATCGAAATCAACAGTATGGTTGGCAACAATAA
- the LOC100853798 gene encoding uncharacterized protein LOC100853798 isoform X2 has product MSTGKLYFQGIVDGSCNLPVSSCFQLLKPGLDEINPHCSLDVLPVLFDDASFPVRLKCPFHNSQGQDVYSISVLPDDGITNPQCEPQIAFLNFLEVSNPFKSQMCPDTQLNCKSCVGLQMESSDTYSPCTVDMDIEKGSLETPKSNEETMGSLKTEGVLTHLQKALRRQKSFQMGGKFLQLLMNHGLMLLKFTSRDKPVTERVHDTPNNRWRKYKRAASFDSRKVVLFFSILSSMGTMILIYLTLRVRQIGDGLVHV; this is encoded by the exons ATGTCTACG GGGAAACTATACTTCCAGGGGATTGTGGATGGGAGTTGCAATCTACCTGTCAGTTCATGCTTTCAGCTGCTCAAACCTGGTCTTGATGAGATCAACCCACACTGTTCTTTAG ATGTTTTGCCCGTTCTTTTCGATGATGCCTCATTTCCAGTGAGATTAAAATGTCCCTTCCACAATTCACAG GGCCAAGATGTCTATAGCATTTCTGTATTGCCTGATGATGGCATCACTAATCCACAATGTGAACCACAGATAGCTTTCTTAAACTTCTTAGAAGTCTCCAATCCATTTAAAAGTCAGATGTGCCCTGACACCCAATTGAATTGCAAGAGCTGCGTTGGTTTACAGATGGAAAGTTCAGATACTTATTCCCCATGTACTGTGGATATGGATATTGAGAAGGGAAGTCTGGAAACTCCAAAATCCAATGAGGAAACTATGGGAAGTTTGAAAACTGAAGGTGTATTAACT CACTTGCAGAAGGCATTGCGGAGACAAAAGAGCTTTCAAATGGGTGGGAAGTTCTTGCAGCTACTGATGAACCATGGCCTAATGTTACTCAAGTTCACTTCTAGAG ATAAACCAGTGACTGAAAGGGTTCATGACACACCTAACAACAGATGGAGGAAATACAAGCGTGCTGCATCATTTGATTCAAGAAAAGTTGTTCTCTTCTTCTCAATCTT GTCGAGTATGGGGACAATGATATTGATTTATCTGACACTGAGAGTTAGACAAATTGGTGATGGGCTTGTTCATGTCTGA
- the LOC100258797 gene encoding BTB/POZ domain-containing protein DOT3 isoform X3 yields MKKSLTLGRPLSPGSESDYNDQVHDQSIVVPSKLVTIADSFEKKEHSWFVTSQVPTDLTIQVQDITFYAHKYPLVSRCGYISQIELQPSISNLGYDLKLENFPGGSETFEIILKFCYGLPVDLNPNNAASLRCASEFLEMTEELDEGNLISKTEAFLTFVVLSSWRDSITVLKSCENLSPWAENLQIIRRCCDSIAWKASQDNSTTGETISEEGWWFDDVATLRIDHFTRIMTAARAKGLKPEIIGSCIMHYAEKWLPGMDVALEGPRAFGYGKNELQLSILSGRRQEGGVGHNKELKMIIESLVSILPPEKEAVSCKFLLWMLKMSVVYSATQVLVSELEKRVGMVLQDANVNDLLIPTYRNGDQGKLVNSSEELTMHDIDAVQRIVEYFLMHEQQQPHQHKSSKLNVSKLLDNYLAEIARDPNLSITKFHVLAETLPENARTCHDGLYRAIDTYLKTHPSLSEHDRKRLCKVMDYEKLSLDACMHAAQNDRLPLRIVIQT; encoded by the exons ATGAAGAAGTCTCTTACATTGGGTCGCCCGCTAAGTCCTGGGAGTGAGTCTGACTACAATGATCAAGTTCATGACCAGAGCATAGTAGTTCCAAGCAAGCTCGTCACCATAGCCGATAGCTTCGAAAAGAAAGAACACTCATG GTTTGTCACTTCCCAAGTCCCAACAGATCTTACAATTCAAGTTCAGGACATCACCTTTTATGCCCACAAG TACCCATTGGTTTCGAGATGTGGCTACATAAGCCAGATTGAACTCCAGCCTTCAATCTCGAACTTAGGGTATGACCTCAAGCTCGAAAACTTCCCAGGTGGATCAGAAACATTTGAAATCATTCTAAAATTCTGCTATGGTCTACCAGTGGACTTGAATCCTAATAATGCAGCCTCACTAAGATGTGCATCAGAATTTCTAGAAATGACAGAAGAACTTGACGAAGGAAATCTCATCTCCAAAACTGAAGCTTTCCTCACATTTGTAGTGCTTTCTTCATGGAGAGACTCCATTACTGTTCTCAAATCTTGTGAAAATCTATCTCCATGGGCTGAAAACCTTCAAATTATCAGAAGATGTTGTGACTCAATCGCTTGGAAGGCTTCCCAAGATAATTCAACCACTGGAGAAACAATCAGTGAAGAAGGTTGGTGGTTTGATGATGTGGCTACCCTTCGCATCGACCATTTCACGAGGATCATGACAGCAGCACGAGCAAAAGGGTTGAAACCAGAAATCATAGGCTCATGTATCATGCACTATGCAGAGAAATGGTTGCCTGGCATGGATGTAGCATTAGAAGGACCAAGAGCATTTGGCTATGGAAAGAATGAGCTGCAGTTGAGCATTTTGAGTGGGAGGAGACAGGAAGGTGGAGTTGGGCATAACAAGGAGCTAAAGATGATTATAGAGAGCCTAGTAAGCATACTTCCCCCAGAGAAAGAAGCTGTTTCATGTAAGTTCTTGTTGTGGATGTTGAAGATGTCTGTGGTTTATTCTGCAACGCAAGTTTTGGTTTCAGAACTTGAGAAGAGAGTGGGTATGGTGCTGCAAGATGCCAATGTGAATGATCTTTTGATTCCCACTTACAGAAATGGGGATCAAGGGAAACTGGTGAA TTCATCGGAAGAACTCACAATGCACGACATAGATGCGGTGCAAAGGATTGTGGAATACTTCTTGATGCATGAGCAGCAGCAACCGCACCAACACAAGTCTAGCAAATTGAATGTGAGTAAGCTCTTGGACAATTACCTAGCCGAGATTGCAAGAGACCCAAATCTCTCCATCACTAAGTTTCATGTCTTAGCTGAAACCTTGCCAGAAAATGCACGAACCTGTCATGATGGTCTCTATAGAGCCATTGACACATACCTTAAG ACTCACCCTTCCTTATCTGAGCATGACCGAAAAAGACTCTGCAAAGTAATGGACTATGAGAAACTCTCACTTGATGCATGTATGCATGCTGCACAAAATGACCGATTACCCCTAAGAATCGTCATCCAG
- the LOC100253279 gene encoding probable mitochondrial adenine nucleotide transporter BTL3, which yields MLESDLWLTHLIHHSRPSTLSSSFISFKPWGGNRRISGGVGLFRRHKRRGGVFLSVSLWVGKGDDGCVGESEEEAEEEVVFAVEKTRKSGGGGAGGGAMNTTKHLWAGAVAAMVSRTFVAPLERLKLEYVVRGEQKNLFELTQKIAASQGLKGFWKGNFVNILRTAPFKSINFYAYDTYRNQLMKLSGKEENTNFERFLAGAAAGITATLLCLPLDTIRTKMVAPGGEALGGIIGAFRYMIQTEGFFSLYKGIVPSIISMAPSGAVYYGVYDILKSAFLHSPEGKKRILHMKQQSEELSALEQLELGPLRTLVYGAIAGCCSEVATYPFEVVRRHLQMQVQATKMSALATTVKLVKQGGVPALYAGLTPSLLQVLPSAAISYLVYEFMKIVLKVESTCIVNPIKKNSGFAPAS from the exons ATGCTAGAGTCCGATCTCTGGCTCACGCACCTCATCCACCACTCTCGCCCCTCcaccctttcttcttccttcattTCGTTCAAGCCTTGGGGTGGGAACCGCCGGATATCTGGCGGGGTTGGGCTTTTCCGGCGACACAAGAGACGGGGTGGTGTTTTCTTGTCGGTGAGTTTGTGGGTAGGTAAGGGGGATGATGGGTGTGTTGGGGAATCGGAGGAGGAGGCAGAGGAGGAAGTGGTGTTTGCGGTGGAGAAGACACGGAAGAGTGGAGGAGGAGGGGCTGGCGGAGGTGCCATGAACACCACTAAGCATCTCTGGGCTGGTGCTGTGGCTGCTATGGTTTCAAG AACTTTTGTGGCTCCACTTGAGAGACTAAAGCTGGAATATGTAGTTCGAGGTGAACAGAAGAATCTGTTTGAGCTGACACAGAAAATTGCGGCTTCTCAAGGGCTGAAGGGCTTTTGGAAAGGAAATTTTGTCAACATCCTACGCACAGCCCCATTTAAGTCTATCAATTTTTATGCTTACGATACATACAGAAATCAACTAATGAAACTGTCTGGGAAGGAGGAAAACACAAATTTCGAGAGGTTCCTTGCTGGGGCTGCAGCTGGAATCACTGCCACCTTGCTGTGTTTACCCTTGGACACT ATCAGGACGAAGATGGTTGCGCCTGGTGGGGAAGCCTTGGGTGGTATCATTGGTGCATTCCGTTACATGATCCAAACTGAAGGGTTCTTTTCTCTTTATAAGGGCATAGTACCCTCGATTATAAGCATGGCACCTTCAGGTGCTGTTTACTATGGTGTTTATGACATACTGAAATCAGCTTTTCTGCATTCCCCAGAAGGGAAGAAAAGAATTCTTCACATGAAACAGCAGAGTGAGGAACTGAGTGCTTTGGAACAACTGGAGTTGGGACCCCTTAGAACATTAGTCTACGGGGCGATTGCTGGTTGTTGTTCTGAAGTTGCCACATACCCATTTGAAGTTGTGAGGAGACACCTTCAAATGCAAGTTCAAGCAACAAAAATGAGTGCATTGGCAACTACTGTCAAGCTGGTCAAGCAAGGAGGTGTTCCTGCTCTGTATGCTGGACTAACTCCCAGCTTATTGCAG GTTTTACCATCAGCTGCCATAAGTTACTTGGTTTACGAGTTTATGAAGATTGTTCTTAAGGTGGAATCCACATGCATCGTCAATCCTATCAAGAAAAATTCTGGGTTTGCTCCGGCTAGTTGA
- the LOC100853798 gene encoding uncharacterized protein LOC100853798 isoform X1, whose product MAINNCDEGKLYFQGIVDGSCNLPVSSCFQLLKPGLDEINPHCSLDVLPVLFDDASFPVRLKCPFHNSQGQDVYSISVLPDDGITNPQCEPQIAFLNFLEVSNPFKSQMCPDTQLNCKSCVGLQMESSDTYSPCTVDMDIEKGSLETPKSNEETMGSLKTEGVLTHLQKALRRQKSFQMGGKFLQLLMNHGLMLLKFTSRDKPVTERVHDTPNNRWRKYKRAASFDSRKVVLFFSILSSMGTMILIYLTLRVRQIGDGLVHV is encoded by the exons ATGGCTATCAACAACTGCGATGAG GGGAAACTATACTTCCAGGGGATTGTGGATGGGAGTTGCAATCTACCTGTCAGTTCATGCTTTCAGCTGCTCAAACCTGGTCTTGATGAGATCAACCCACACTGTTCTTTAG ATGTTTTGCCCGTTCTTTTCGATGATGCCTCATTTCCAGTGAGATTAAAATGTCCCTTCCACAATTCACAG GGCCAAGATGTCTATAGCATTTCTGTATTGCCTGATGATGGCATCACTAATCCACAATGTGAACCACAGATAGCTTTCTTAAACTTCTTAGAAGTCTCCAATCCATTTAAAAGTCAGATGTGCCCTGACACCCAATTGAATTGCAAGAGCTGCGTTGGTTTACAGATGGAAAGTTCAGATACTTATTCCCCATGTACTGTGGATATGGATATTGAGAAGGGAAGTCTGGAAACTCCAAAATCCAATGAGGAAACTATGGGAAGTTTGAAAACTGAAGGTGTATTAACT CACTTGCAGAAGGCATTGCGGAGACAAAAGAGCTTTCAAATGGGTGGGAAGTTCTTGCAGCTACTGATGAACCATGGCCTAATGTTACTCAAGTTCACTTCTAGAG ATAAACCAGTGACTGAAAGGGTTCATGACACACCTAACAACAGATGGAGGAAATACAAGCGTGCTGCATCATTTGATTCAAGAAAAGTTGTTCTCTTCTTCTCAATCTT GTCGAGTATGGGGACAATGATATTGATTTATCTGACACTGAGAGTTAGACAAATTGGTGATGGGCTTGTTCATGTCTGA
- the LOC100264362 gene encoding ras-related protein RABH1e, whose product MAVVSPLAKYKLVFLGDQSVGKTSIITRFMYDKFDATYQATIGIDFLSKTMYLEDRTIRLQLWDTAGQERFRSLIPSYIRDSSVAVIVYDVGNRQSFLNTSKWIEEVRTERGTDVIIVLVGNKTDLVDKRQVSIEEGDTKSRDFGVMFIETSAKAGFNIKPLFRKIASALPGMETLSSTKQEDMVDVNLKPSVNSSQTEQQGGGCAC is encoded by the exons ATGGCGGTGGTATCCCCTCTGGCCAAATACAAGCTCGTGTTCTTGGGCGATCAATCCGTCGGCAAAACTAGCATCATCACTCGCTTCATGTACGATAAATTTGATGCCACCTACCAG GCTACCATTGGGATTGATTTTTTGTCTAAAACGATGTACCTTGAGGATCGAACAATTCGTTTGCAGCTTTG GGATACTGCTGGCCAAGAAAGATTTAGGAGTCTTATACCAAGCTACATAAGAGATTCTTCAGTTGCTGTGATTGTTTATGATGTTGGAA ATCGGCAATCATTTCTGAACACGTCCAAGTGGATTGAGGAAGTGCGTACAGAACGAGGCACTGATGTCATTATTGTTCTTGTTGGGAATAAAACCGATCTTGTTGATAAAAG GCAAGTGTCAATAGAGGAAGGTGATACCAAATCTCGTGATTTTGGAGTCATGTTCATAGAAACCAGTGCTAAAGCAGGATTCAATATCAAG CCTCTATTCCGGAAGATTGCTTCTGCTTTGCCAGGAATGGAAACCCTTTCCTCCACAAAACAGGAAGACATGGTCGACGTGAACCTGAAGCCCAGTGTCAATTCATCTCAGACAGAACAGCAGGGAGGAGGTTGTGCTTGCTAG